Below is a genomic region from Gemmatimonadaceae bacterium.
CGGTACGTTCGCAGTTCCTCGGCGTCGTCGGCGACGCGCACGTCTACTCCGCCGAATGCGAGGAGTCGGTGGAACCGCCCGCCGACATGACCTGGGCCGGATTGCGCAGCCTGTTCGGCGCGATCGACGACGACACCTTCGCGCTCGCCGGGCGTGCGATCCAGATCATGGATTGGGACCGCTCGCACCAGTTCTGCGGTCGCTGCGGCACACCCACTGAACGCAAGCTGGCCGAACGCTCGCGCGCCTGCCCCAAATGCGGACAAGTGCACTATCCGCGTCTGGCACCGGTGGCCATGGCGCTGGTCCATCGCGGCGACGAACTGTTGCTGGCACGCTCACCGCACTTCGCGCCGGGCATGTTCAGCGCGCTCGCCGGCTTCGTCGAACCGGGCGAGAGCCTGGAGCAATGCCTGGTGCGCGAAGTGAAGGAAGAGGTGGGCGTGGAGGTGACGAACCTGCGTTATTTCTCCAGCCAGCCGTGGCCGTTTCCGCATTCGCTCATGGTC
It encodes:
- the nudC gene encoding NAD(+) diphosphatase, with the translated sequence MPGEIFIPLLVPPQAQRGEAWWFVFRGASLLVRKAEGRAHVPFIENLDQLGLAPVRSQFLGVVGDAHVYSAECEESVEPPADMTWAGLRSLFGAIDDDTFALAGRAIQIMDWDRSHQFCGRCGTPTERKLAERSRACPKCGQVHYPRLAPVAMALVHRGDELLLARSPHFAPGMFSALAGFVEPGESLEQCLVREVKEEVGVEVTNLRYFSSQPWPFPHSLMVAFHCDWVRGDIVPQEGEIEAAAWFTRERPPPVLPGRLSIARRLIDSVWAT